The following DNA comes from Palaemon carinicauda isolate YSFRI2023 chromosome 22, ASM3689809v2, whole genome shotgun sequence.
tattggcTGAATTTTGGTAAAATAACTTATCATTTATTTTCCATACCCATAAATCATACAAAGAGTAATGACAGTGCTTATACATAAAAGTATTTTGTTCAAACTACTTCACTAcgtataatttattttattgttttcataggGTCATCCTCTTCACTTCGGAGGAGAGTCCCAGTACGTGCCCTTCCCCTCCTATCATCCGGTGCATCCAGGACATCAAGGGCAGCCAGGACATCCAACTCATCCAGGACAATACCACGTGCCCCATTCCTACCAGCAATTCCAGTACAGGAAGGTAGAACTGTCGTGATTAATTCCATAAGTTTTTATTACAATCTAACACAAGTTTATCCAAATGAGATCTTCATTCACGAGAAATACTAATATCCTAAGCCAACTAACAATTCATTGTCTCAAACAACAATATAaaagaactattttttttctttcagaaacgtGAGTCATCAGAAGTCGAGGCCCAAAAGGACGGACCTTTCTTTGACAAATATTACCTCTTGGATTCCGTCAAGAAGATCACAGCTTCCCTCAGCAACTACACCTGCACACTCCATAAGCTTGGATATGTGAGTAAATAAATCTACAGCAACTGTAATTGACTTTAGTAACTGTTATTGACTCATAAATATCACCGAAATATCTTTCATTTACAACAAATTTACAGTTTTCGAGATTAATGAATGCAATATTTACAATTTCAATTACGTTAGAACATATCTAGAGAacataaattttgttttaaatggTATTACAGAAATGTTATAATAGAGGTTTTGCCTGAAACcgtttgtaatatttttattatagattCAATATTTCAGAGCTATGGGAACACAACTCtctatttctcccccccccctcatatatatatatatatatatatatatatatatacatacatatatacgtatatatatatatatatatatatatatatacgtatatatatatatatatatatatatatatatatatacatatatacgtatatatatatatatatatatatatatatatatatatatatatatatatatatatatatatatatatacgtatatatatatatatatatatacatatatatatatacgcatatatatatatatatatatatatacttatatatgtatatatatgtatatataaatataaatatataaatatatatatatatatatatatatatatatatatatatatatatataactaatttgaTAATCTTTTCAAGTTTATTCATTCACTACGCAAAAGAAAATTCTATCAATGATTTGCATATCAAAAATTTTTTTGAACGAATGCTAAGTTACAAAATAGAAATAGAAGTTCAAATTAATTCTAAAAATACAAATATTCTGAAAAAGAATATTGAAAGCATCAGCAGCTGATTTCTTCAGGTTTTAAAATATATTAACATGGTTCTTTACTATTGTTCTAAATTGAAATGGAAATTAAATATGGACAATGCATTAGCTTAGAAACTTGAACGTAGACTTTTTCTGAATATATGATAGAACGAGAAAATTAAGATTCATTGCACTGTTCTGTAGGCTGGATATGCTTCgtaatatacaataaaatatattttttttttctcagatcgaCGAATACCTTAACCTGGACCTGAACAACATCGTCAACAATTACAAGAACCTGACCATCGGGGAAGGATTCAGAAAGGATCTGGTTGACGGATTGTACTACTGCAGGGATTTGTCCGTAAgtggaaattaattccaggaaaaaaGGACACATACATATTTGCATTTATATCTAAACGTGCAAAAAATGAAGacatatgtatatttgcatgtatatcaAAATACACTGTGTAAAAATATACATTGAAACTACCATTTTtgtaataattcaaaataagaaGTAGAGTTCCATTTCGATCTAAATTTTACTATTAATTACAGAGCTATTATACTGAACTGAATCAAATTTGCATGTCCACTGAAATAACACTCCAAAATGTATTGCTTGAAAAATACATTTTTAACCTGTCACCTCATTTCTCcctctcttcttcctctttgcagTATTGCCTCCCCCTCCAAAACCCAAGATCTCCCCTTCCCATCCACCTGCAGCGCCTCCTCATGGCCATGGAGTGCGAGAAGGAGACAAGGACCAACGCCTGCTTCAAGGAGGACCTCAGGAACAACATCAACGAGTTCGACCTTTCCTTGTTCCCTGAGGACGACGACTCTGAGCAACGTCTCAACAAGCTCTCGGCAATTATCACAGGAATTGATTCTCTCAACGAACTGGATATTCTTTGAGTTCCAAGTGTCACATATACAAATTCTTTCACCAACGGCCTACCTAAATATCAGGTGACTTTTCCCTCTCTGGTACAGTGAACGATTTCGATGCTACGTCAGATAAAGACGTCACAGATGCAAATTCTTCCCTATCGTGATTCCAGCAAATTTCATAGTTTACATGACTTCTTTGCTATGTCAGAAGTACCCAACAACATTTCTGGAAATCTCATTATAGTTAAGAGTTTACTTCCTGTGAGTTCCGTTAATTCTGGTAAGTAATCAATAACACGAACGAAAACTTAGGAAGGCTTTTCACAGATATAAGTGGTTAGCTCGCATTTGTGAATTTGAATGTATCTCAACTGAGTTTATTATAATCACGTTTAATAAATTCTTAAGGAAAGTCAAGAATAATATTTTATTTCGACCTATTACTCACTGTAGCAAAAAAGGTTCTCTATGGAACGCAATTCCTTAACCTTAACCACACTGCTATTCAGTAGCCATATTAAAACAAGATAAAAGTCTTTCTTAGTCTATGCAATTCAAACCTAACAGAAAACTCATacaatataatcacttgtttctaTACCCACCATCCCAGCAATAATAAAATTCTCATCAAAGCATACACTTAATACTTGTCAAATTCCAGTGctacaaaatcaaataataataagagctaaaatattcttcctcttgatttagaaaattagaaaaaattaaattaatgtacATGGAAACTGACCTCTACGAAAAATgttaaaaagatattttcatattcaaaataaaaaaaatatttatttcataaactttACTAAATACTTATAGATGAGTCGATTTATGAACCCACGTCTGGCCAAAAAGGGAGAgtcaattttcacacacacacacacacacacatatatatatatatatatacatatatatatatatatatatatatatatatatagatataattgacTCTGTTCATGTTTAAATAATTTATGCATTTATTGGACCACATGAAGAGTTTTATCTTCTGCTGATTTccgcaaatataaaaaaatatgtttacagaATTTACAGTTAAGATAATGTAAAGGAGTTTTGTTGTGATATGATAAACGATTGATGGAAGAAATAACAGCATGCGaatgtcatttatagactatgagaaaccttttgattctgtcaaaactttagcagtaataaaagcccttcttAGATATATTAAAGAAAGCAGAGATAAAATATACTGCCCAAAATATGATAGAAATCCCTCCAACGTGGTTAGACGTGAAAAAAAGCTTTGATTATAAAGAAAATTCCACGCAGGTAAAGGGGTGGACAAATAAGCTagtgtaaaatgtaaaaaaaaaaaaactagggagAAAGGaaaccctagactcctagagacagCTGGATAGATAATCTTGACTTTACAAAGAATCTAGTCTTACACCCTTCCATTTTTATCCCCTCCTGTCCTCTCCTATCCTTCGGTACATGCAAGATTTCAAGGACATCCGTGGCACCAAACTACATTAATAAAGTGTAACTGCAAAATTGGTGAGTATAGAATGAGAAGAATTTCCTTCCCAGGAAAAACGCCATTTACAAGAATGGCCAATCGAGATACCAGGAATTGTTACAGTCTCAAAGTGCTTGTGGCGTAGCCGCAAAATATCCTAATTGTTCCAAATGACTTTCAATAACACATGATTAGCTTCTCTTTACATCTCATTTGTAAATAAGTAAATatcttagatgagagagagagagagagagagagagagagagagagagagagagagagagagagagagagagagagagagagagagaattcatatatACCAAGATATGCGACGACAAGAGGTGAACtatgttttcaaaataaaattctctGCTAAAAGAAAAGGAATCTAGACGTGGAAACCAAGATACAACCTtgattggaaaaacaggatgctacatgcctcagggctccaacaggggaaatagcccagtgagaaacagaaaaaaaggattAGCAAAtaactatataacggattttgagcgaagcgaaaaatctatttttgggtgagatggccatgtcgtcctgatggaagttccttaaagtagcttcctaagggatatatgtactacagtgatattcccagagaattttacctttaggtatccagaattctacctcctggcgcgaatatccttaaaatttctccaaaggatatcgcataatatcagcagacgtattcttgacacgcctccatagcaatctgcaccgcaaacagcgttttggcttcgaggaagatgtggcaaaagggagccgtccaaaggctctcccccctctcgtaatactattgggaatacagcgccattcccacgacggcggacattccttgtagcattgagcgtggtgttacagatacagtaccacgggagggatactgtgaagatcttttcttttagaagagatgggtgggtccatcaggacgacatggccatctcacccaaaaatggattttttgcttcgctcaaaatccgttttttgggctcaagccatgtcgggtgatggaagcataccagagcattagtgtatctgtggatttttaatcagtgcctcaaccttatagcaaccttttctatgctcatggggaccacatgagataagggacgttaccgttattcgtcaccatcactaatcataaccaatgttagtgcttcctgcctcctacagggaagtgtcattctagacagtagaaaagggatcttgaggtcaacatacatagtatgaccaaacataagtacacactgaatatacaaatagtctcatagttgtatatttgctaaaataacatcagtgtctcttatatctattatttgatgcatacaaatatatgagggatacttactttggtaagttgaagaactctggcatgcatacatacaattgtctggtgaaggtggacgtactacattctaatagacatttattactaataaatgactaaaagatgttcagtaaaacgaatgtagtatgacaatggaattatacctgtaacaagtacagagactatatttccttcttgaaggaagaaatgatgagtgccactctcagactgaagaaaactataaaacaatttctcttcataattcctgtactggttacttctatctgcactgtgtacttcgtacaccggcaccagtgctatctgtataattccacacctgggattttgaacagagccagtgttatcatggtaacacttaattaaaagaagtcacacctaagaagggtgacctcttctccctttaattgacagtcccagtcaattagctgttcatcgtagaattagacggcaggttaaatattctacctggcgtcaccacatattgcttcagatcatggatttgtctagcaaagtgtatgtagaacactctggatgattctcatccgttacatgtgcgaggacatgtgaggtcccaaaccaaaaactgtttactacagtaattagggggcaggttttaatacactacctgccgccactacgaagtgtttcagttcatgcacttgttttgcatagtgtttgtaaaacactctggatgatttccatccagtgtatgaacgaaggcgctcaaagtccatatactgaaagaagttcagtgatgaagcaatctttctcggatcatgacctgcgggagtagtgtccggatccgctctacgaataaagtaagtgagcttcgcccttagttgttttagggataaatttgatccagaagtttctcctttaaagagctgtcctcccctgaagtctgaatatctacgaagatagacctttagatactctacaggacatagagagacatcttccttcagagggcagattctctacggaccccacttcttagtgggtagctcgtttttagcgagaaaggatggatcaggaaatagattcagttctcccacttccatgaactggatgtgaccctcatctctggataggcccactatttcactaactctagccccggaggcgatagcgaacagaaaaataaccttttgggttagatccttaagagaacaattttcattgttcacagatgaggcataatgtaagaccttgttcaaagaccaagagatgggctttggtggtatcgcgggcttaagcctagcacatgccttcggaatcttattaatgatttcattcgccagatccacttgaaaggcatataggagaagcttagtcaaggctgacttgcacatatttatcgtattggccgccagaccttggctatgaaggtggacaaagaaggacagacagaagttcattgaaatttctttcggtccttttgctttgacaaacgcagcccactttttccaggaagactcatattgtcttctagttgacttggccttgtattcttctaagaattctatattgccttttgagatccaaacctttttctaaccgttggagcgaaaaaatcatgaaatgaagggtttgggttctctgtgataaaacgaaggcagttaatttctgaatcttcggaaatatatctagggtcagagctaggaccagcctcatctagtctatcagccccactagaggatcctcgtatggggctatatagcgagatagtttcttgaagacgctcgtgatgaagaggtcgaattgcagttccgggacttgttcccatctgggagggaatatgtctgcgcccaaggaccattccaactctatcagtttgtatcgaaatagagtatgcaccgtcacattgtggatcagttgtaaatgaactgctggtaggtgccgtccctttaagagagggatgggtaacttcaccaagactgaatgagacgttcgaatgtgacgtcttattatcgcttcggtgtcccagatcagtcgtagggagcctgatctgtgtggagggggcttccccacccatgaaaggaccagcagagtcatgggactttcgtgctctaatttctgttagagaagcgattaaagagggaccgatctcagtctttttttatctcttcaagcgtttgatgcgtgttttctccaagctctttccggtgtgcccttagcaccaggtctgtcactatagcgaactggagaaagtttagcgctttttcccgttggcgttttggtattctgactgaatacctgagtctcttgacagacctcacgagctccttttatatttccaaaggagaggagagttggtgtgactgaGGGCTtagatggttttttaaacatcaaaacccctgagctggagaaagtcgagacttctagaagcctatcttgcatccgtgatgtcccaggaaccgggtcatctctttgaatgcacattggccggacacttcgggtgctgcccactccagcctcttgatcaggtatattaatacctgaactatttctaggcttgaatttgacgtgactaagttcgtcaatcctttgaagatacttagaactgtgagtccgacacgtatcttccttaagacgaatgttactctctgtaacatgaattctagataggaggaaggggggtggttgactggaaggttccgaaggacacctttcaggtctgacaagactacgaacacccttaattggaacaaggtccatatgttcagaaggattaacattcagaacttgctgttttttatgaacttgatgagtggcgacaagttcagaatggctcatcgatatctcgagtccttctcgtgaacacgaagcagccttccctggaactcgatgagctaaagttttcttactacctgtatgctctatagctctcaggtatactcctccaggagggttttgaactgtaggagaaggtaaggaaatgatggtagggacatttctgtttcccatcaatggctcatcttgaaaaggctttggaccaaaggatcgaaggtcctgtgatcctgagggaaagttcctcctagccgaagcgtcttaatgcttcgagtagtcagtaggcttagacttttgaccatctgcctgtagcatcgtggtcactggcatagtgggatgttgttgagcagcccggatatttccagcatttccaatcttctttttaggttggggacccacaaccacagaagattttctctttgaaggaatgccccatttttgggtggcgttcttaattacttccttagtgacctcgtgtgggaagaggtctttaccccagatgttggaagatattagcttccttgtttcgtgttttactgttgcatcagtgaACACAAacactctacatgctctcctagccttcataaaggcgtaaaggtctttcaccaagatagccatatgcattttggctatgaccatgagcatgtctggggtactctcgtaggttgaacacaactctatgtagttttgtaaagaaagggatgtcgcaagtctctcctttgactcctgttcattacacaagagcaactcagacaatttagggagacataccttgaattgtcgacttgcgactttcttgtctaattttcctactgaaaatgtcaaatggacttccttccaatccttttcctgtctgggaaaagctggtgacaaaggcttgcactcatcgagtgtgggacatggcttacccacctctaccgctttggcaacataAGTAAATGCCTTCCCGATAAAggagaatgagagtgaagtaggagcaagaaaggaagggtgtccgctattcagtgagaataccttcgactctgaataacccgcctttcttagactacctgaaaggatagtctgtgccttatcatggtcgagaatcaagacctcctttggttccgttccttttcttgactttggttcgtacttcagtcgaacccaacaattagggaaagcatcaaagcttggccaaaattgaattttgtccaaaggaacagcacctattttctctgagatgcagagattgccatttgaaatcggcatctgctccgcaaacctccagggattggttatggaacatgatggtaggtcttgattcatgggtcgtttgactgacccctgggaagcgacaagagaaactttacgaggatctatcttgcgttttacttcctgcttttcgttttgtctacgaaagctctctatttgattcttcagttggatacataattgtaccacattatccaaattaggggtagaagacgaagatgttgacatcaatggctctaaagccggcacaggcggaggaaattccgacgcaacattttcctcttctaccttggggcatttcttgcccttaatcccaaaggttttctggccgtcgggggatgtagttagctcctgaggcactactgtttcctctcttggttccggaaatagtagcttacgcatcccatcattaagtaggaaaggtcccggagagatcttttgaaagcctctcacccagttgcgtaatttatattgagctgtatccctagtctctgtagacttgggattttcaaaaccttcggacattaatgtccgacatacattgcaaacctgtgggttccaataatgtagggatccggaaataatattgcagggggcacgaaacctgcaagtattatgaccgtaaaatacttactcttggccttgcagaggactgcagcacaaggtatctggtgttcctcctgtaaagaaaggaaaccaaatgagtatacaatggattatctccttgacaatcaacaagcaaatgtcctttacaatagagtagcttaggatagtaagctataaaaggatagtaggagatacatacttgtgtacccgtgtgaacaaatgctgttgcctcccatcagtattaactacatggacatttctctatagagtaactccaagtagaaggactcttacccctaggggtagaaaagtatcaaatcactgtcccaaaataatgttaatactgtggggtcaggatgactgattctcgatcagaatattgaagaaaactattcattcaatatatgaacggtaccagcagaatgctcgtacaagggtacccaaggtatgtcagaaatactactgtatcatggtactgtagttttctaattgcagtaagtctatattgcaatttactggctactgtacatcatgtattgtagtctagtcattatgttgccttcatagtagcatatgacagtatggtccatctagcatgaagccagctggactaggaaaataaagacatatatttgtatatcccactcagcctatttgctgtagtcttcctactatattaaactatagagtttcctgatcagggacactcaaggaaaaaggctccaccctttaagggttaggagtgtattactcctgccttgaagtgtttaatattgtagggtaatcctaatactgatttctaatcaggatattgaagaaatcatattcattcaatataggattgggctcagcaaatgcctgtgttggatatccaaaatatattggaaataactactagtagctttctatctgcagtatattctatactgcagatatactagcTGCctgtacaatatatacagtagtttagccggcatagctaggtcttgccggcatacccggcatgctagctagagagagagagagagagatagcatggaaaaaaggctactccttactgtgaatgtatacagtaattaaggatgtaaaagtctaatctgactgcctttttccagaaagaaggttctaatagaaggggagaatgtaccattcagtcctcccttggactgcagctacagtactattgccggcaaggtactgccgatacactgccagccggcaagtccagcagtaccagtacagtcggcgtgctgccaactgagtcagcactatctgtgccagcctggctggcagtaccccagcaacaggacctgcagcagcagtccaagggaggactgaagaaccttgggaacagaagggacttccctctcatggccatcatggtcgccggcagttgccgacagatgatgtggttggcagcagtatgctctgccgtcagccaaagacaagactagagagggagtctggct
Coding sequences within:
- the LOC137616107 gene encoding uncharacterized protein — protein: MYRSVILAVVAAIAAGQEALFEKYGFTKTMASCFGEKNYYDFLARAGTAQRKCLQLPVSNLYRLDFSVYSHLGHPLHFGGESQYVPFPSYHPVHPGHQGQPGHPTHPGQYHVPHSYQQFQYRKKRESSEVEAQKDGPFFDKYYLLDSVKKITASLSNYTCTLHKLGYIDEYLNLDLNNIVNNYKNLTIGEGFRKDLVDGLYYCRDLSYCLPLQNPRSPLPIHLQRLLMAMECEKETRTNACFKEDLRNNINEFDLSLFPEDDDSEQRLNKLSAIITGIDSLNELDIL